Proteins from a single region of Amyelois transitella isolate CPQ chromosome 31, ilAmyTran1.1, whole genome shotgun sequence:
- the LOC106142950 gene encoding zinc finger protein 79 yields the protein MTSSVAEGSVTALPTTEVQTEKNCEKHSENELAQTCNKDITRKTASENSPEEASDDEADGRPLQEVPFVEVPVIDMPVEEIVVKCEVIEISDEEDPPPKKKRVRKRSVPKERRPCEHCAKTFQTGYELKKHLRTHTGERPYMCTACGKTYTQPGHLSIHQLSHEGIKNFNCSTCGSSFYRKADLDRHEKVHNGIKPHACEICEKTFTQKSNLAMHVKMHLGDKRYECPVCDKRFMTRSKMVLHSKRHEKDKKKHHLD from the exons a TGACCTCAAGTGTGGCCGAGGGGTCCGTAACAGCACTGCCAACAACAGAAGTACAGACAGaaaagaattgtgaaaaaCATTCAGAAAATGAATTGGCACAAACTTGCAATAAGGATATTACACGGAAAACAGCATCAGAAAACTCTCCGGAAGAGGCATCGGATGATGAAGCCGATGGGAGACCGTTACAAGAGGTTCCATTCGTTGAAGTGCCCGTTATCGATATGCCGGTCGAAGAAATAGTGGTTAAGTGTGAAGTCATTGAGATTTCTGATGAAGAGGATCCACCCCCCAAGAA GAAGCGTGTGCGCAAACGGAGCGTCCCTAAAGAGAGGCGGCCTTGCGAGCATTGCGCCAAAACGTTTCAAACTGGTTACGAGCTCAAGAAGCACTTACGAACACACACTGGCGAGAGGCCGTACATGTGTACCGCTTGCGGGAAGACTTACACTCAACCCGGACACCTGAGTATACATCAGCTGTCTCATGAAG GCATAAAAAACTTCAATTGCTCAACGTGCGGCTCGTCGTTTTACAGGAAAGCCGATTTGGACCGGCACGAGAAAGTTCACAACGGCATAAAACCGCACGCTTGCGAGATTTGCGAGAAAACGTTCACGCAGAAATCCAATTTGGCGATGCACGTCAAGATGCATTTGGGGGATAAGAGATACGAATGTCCCGTGTGCGATAAAAGGTTCATGACCAGGAGCAAAATGGTATTACACTCGAAGAGGCATGagaaagataaaaagaaacatcaTTTGGATTAA